One genomic segment of Pseudomonas sp. RU47 includes these proteins:
- a CDS encoding HutD/Ves family protein: MNGLKVLRAEGYPRMPWKNGGGSTEEITRDAGAGLDGFGWRLSIADIAESGGFSTFAGYQRVITVLQGDGMTLCVDGDDTRPLLPLDPFAFSGESQVSCTLLGGAIRDFNLIYAPQRYSARLQWLDGEQRLFSSAGTVLVFSVSELLDVQVGDTASQLGRHDCLQLDGNAGLVEVSVNAGCCVIELTAR, from the coding sequence ATGAATGGTTTGAAGGTTTTACGCGCCGAGGGCTACCCGCGCATGCCGTGGAAAAACGGCGGCGGCAGCACTGAAGAAATCACCCGTGATGCCGGTGCCGGGCTGGACGGTTTTGGCTGGCGCCTATCGATTGCCGACATCGCCGAATCCGGTGGTTTTTCAACATTCGCCGGTTATCAGCGGGTGATCACCGTGTTGCAGGGTGACGGCATGACCCTGTGCGTCGACGGTGACGATACTCGGCCGCTGTTACCGCTCGACCCGTTCGCCTTCAGTGGCGAAAGCCAGGTGTCGTGCACGCTGCTTGGCGGCGCAATTCGCGACTTCAATCTGATTTACGCCCCGCAGCGTTACAGCGCGCGGTTGCAATGGCTGGACGGTGAGCAGCGGCTCTTCAGTTCGGCGGGTACGGTGTTGGTGTTCAGTGTCAGTGAGCTGTTGGACGTTCAGGTCGGTGACACTGCATCGCAACTCGGTCGCCATGATTGCCTGCAATTGGACGGTAACGCCGGGTTGGTCGAAGTCTCCGTCAATGCGGGTTGCTGCGTCATTGAACTGACTGCACGCTGA
- a CDS encoding ABC transporter substrate-binding protein: MKSNKTLLTTLLSMGLLASAGATQAAGWCESGKPVKFAGLNWESGMLLTDVLQVVLEKGYDCKTDSLPGNSITMENALSSNDIQVFAEEWVGRSEVWNKAEKAGKVVGVGAPVVGAVEGWYVPRYVIEGDAKRKLEPKAPDLKNIADLGKYAAVFKDAEEPSKGRFYNCPAGWTCELDNSEMLKSYGLESSYTNFRPGTGPALDAAVLSSYKRGEPILFYYWSPTPLMGQVDLVKLEEKPGVDKTVSIKVGLSKTFHDEAPELVAVLEKVNLPIDLLNQNLGRMAKERIESPKLAKIFLKEHPEVWHAWVSEDAARKIDAAL; encoded by the coding sequence ATGAAATCGAACAAGACCCTGCTGACCACATTGCTGTCCATGGGCCTGCTGGCCAGTGCCGGTGCGACCCAAGCTGCTGGCTGGTGCGAATCAGGCAAACCGGTGAAATTCGCCGGCCTGAACTGGGAAAGCGGCATGCTGCTGACCGACGTCCTGCAAGTGGTGCTGGAGAAAGGTTACGACTGCAAGACCGACAGCCTGCCGGGTAACTCCATCACCATGGAAAACGCCCTGAGTAGCAACGATATTCAAGTGTTCGCCGAAGAGTGGGTCGGCCGCAGCGAGGTCTGGAACAAGGCCGAGAAGGCCGGCAAGGTCGTCGGTGTCGGCGCTCCGGTCGTCGGCGCGGTGGAAGGCTGGTACGTGCCGCGTTACGTGATCGAAGGCGACGCCAAGCGCAAGCTTGAGCCGAAAGCCCCGGACCTGAAAAACATCGCTGATCTGGGCAAATACGCCGCCGTGTTCAAGGACGCTGAAGAGCCGTCCAAGGGCCGTTTCTACAACTGCCCGGCCGGCTGGACCTGCGAGCTGGATAACAGCGAAATGCTGAAAAGCTATGGCCTCGAAAGCAGCTATACCAACTTCCGTCCGGGCACAGGCCCTGCGCTGGATGCGGCGGTGCTGTCGAGCTACAAGCGTGGCGAGCCGATCCTGTTTTACTACTGGTCGCCAACCCCGCTGATGGGCCAGGTGGATCTGGTCAAGCTCGAAGAAAAACCCGGCGTCGACAAGACCGTGAGTATCAAGGTCGGCCTGTCGAAAACCTTCCACGACGAAGCCCCGGAACTGGTCGCTGTGCTGGAAAAGGTCAACCTGCCGATCGACTTGCTGAACCAGAACCTGGGCCGCATGGCCAAGGAACGTATCGAGTCGCCAAAACTGGCGAAAATCTTCCTCAAGGAACATCCTGAGGTCTGGCATGCGTGGGTCAGTGAAGACGCTGCCAGGAAAATCGACGCGGCGCTGTAG
- a CDS encoding purine-cytosine permease family protein: MAVNTDRAGNKPLIERRSIDYIPEAERHGRLFSQFTLWMGANLQITAIVTGALAVVLGGDVFWSLIGLLIGQLLGGGVMALHAAQGPKLGLPQMISSRVQFGVYGAAIPIVLVCLMYLGFTATGTVLSGQALGQLFNVSDSVGILIFASVIVVVTVLGYRVIHWIGRVASVIGVIAFVFLFWRLMSQTDVGALLQIRHFSWSSFLLAVSLAASWQIAFGPYVADYSRYLPSNTSAVKTFFAAGAGSVVGAQVAMILGVFAAASANGQFAGHEVAYIVGLGGTGATAALLYFSIAFGKVTISTLNSYGSFMCIATIISGFKGHLTVTRMQRLVFVLVIVGAATLIALLGQHSFLGAFKSFILFLLAFFTPWSAINLVDYYCITRERYDVPALADPNGRYGRWNLLGISVYVFGVLVQLPFISTKFYTGPLVAALGDVDISWIIGLVLPAVVYYVCAKKWHSAVPDQLILPVEQNSVVQPKTSGAGRAAAQA; this comes from the coding sequence ATGGCTGTCAACACCGATCGTGCAGGTAACAAACCGTTGATCGAAAGGCGTTCGATCGACTACATCCCGGAAGCGGAAAGACACGGTCGTCTGTTTAGCCAGTTCACCCTGTGGATGGGTGCCAACCTGCAAATCACGGCGATTGTCACCGGGGCCTTGGCCGTGGTGCTGGGCGGTGATGTGTTCTGGTCGTTGATCGGTCTGTTGATCGGTCAACTGCTCGGCGGCGGGGTGATGGCGCTGCATGCCGCGCAAGGACCGAAACTGGGCCTGCCGCAGATGATTTCCAGCCGCGTGCAGTTTGGCGTTTACGGCGCGGCAATCCCGATCGTGCTGGTGTGCCTGATGTACCTGGGCTTCACCGCGACGGGCACGGTACTTTCCGGCCAGGCGCTGGGGCAGTTGTTTAACGTCAGCGACAGCGTTGGCATCCTGATTTTCGCTAGCGTAATCGTGGTAGTCACGGTGCTCGGCTATCGGGTGATCCACTGGATCGGCCGTGTCGCCAGCGTGATTGGCGTGATCGCTTTCGTGTTCCTGTTCTGGCGCCTGATGAGCCAGACCGACGTCGGTGCACTTCTGCAAATCCGTCATTTCAGCTGGAGCAGCTTCCTCCTCGCGGTGTCGCTCGCGGCCTCTTGGCAGATCGCTTTCGGCCCCTACGTGGCTGACTATTCCCGTTACCTGCCGAGCAATACCTCGGCGGTCAAAACTTTCTTCGCCGCCGGTGCCGGCTCGGTGGTCGGTGCGCAAGTGGCGATGATCCTCGGTGTGTTCGCTGCGGCTTCGGCCAACGGCCAGTTCGCCGGTCACGAAGTTGCCTACATCGTCGGCCTGGGCGGCACCGGTGCCACCGCTGCGCTGCTGTACTTCAGCATCGCGTTCGGCAAGGTGACCATCTCGACGCTGAATTCCTACGGCAGCTTCATGTGCATCGCGACCATCATCAGTGGTTTCAAAGGCCATCTGACGGTGACCCGGATGCAGCGTCTGGTGTTCGTGCTGGTGATCGTCGGCGCCGCTACTCTGATTGCGCTGCTCGGTCAGCACTCGTTCCTCGGTGCGTTCAAGTCTTTCATCCTGTTCCTGCTCGCGTTCTTCACACCGTGGAGCGCGATCAACCTGGTGGATTACTACTGCATCACCCGTGAGCGTTATGACGTGCCGGCACTGGCCGATCCGAACGGTCGTTACGGTCGCTGGAACCTGCTCGGCATCAGCGTCTACGTGTTCGGTGTGCTGGTGCAGTTGCCGTTCATCTCCACCAAGTTCTACACCGGCCCGTTGGTGGCTGCCCTCGGTGATGTGGATATCTCCTGGATCATCGGCCTGGTGCTGCCGGCCGTCGTCTACTACGTGTGTGCAAAAAAATGGCACAGCGCGGTACCCGATCAACTGATTCTGCCGGTCGAGCAGAACAGCGTTGTACAACCTAAAACAAGCGGGGCCGGTCGCGCTGCGGCGCAGGCCTGA
- the hutU gene encoding urocanate hydratase, producing MTDNKPTKFRNVEIRAARGNKLTAKSWLTEAPLRMLMNNLDPEVAENPKELVVYGGIGRAARNWECYDKIVESLTNLNDDETLLVQSGKPVGVFKTHSNAPRVLIANSNLVPHWASWEHFNELDAKGLAMYGQMTAGSWIYIGSQGIVQGTYETFVEAGRQHYNDNLTGKWVLTAGLGGMGGAQPLAATLAGACSLNIECQQVSIDFRLKSRYVDEQAKDLDDALARIDKYTKEGKAISIALLGNAAEILPELVKRGVRPDMVTDQTSAHDPLNGYLPAGWTWDEYRARAKTEPAAVIKAAKQSMAVHVKAMLEFQKQGIPTFDYGNNIRQMAQEEGVENAFDFPGFVPAYIRPLFCRGIGPFRWAALSGDPQDIYKTDAKVKELIPDDAHLHNWLDMARERISFQGLPARICWVGLGLRAKLGLAFNEMVRSGELSAPIVIGRDHLDSGSVASPNRETESMQDGSDAVSDWPLLNALLNTASGATWVSLHHGGGVGMGFSQHSGMVIVCDGTDDAAERIARVLHNDPATGVMRHADAGYQIAIDCAREQGLNLPMITGK from the coding sequence GTGACTGACAATAAGCCTACAAAGTTTCGCAACGTTGAGATCCGCGCTGCCCGCGGCAACAAGCTGACCGCCAAGAGCTGGCTGACCGAAGCGCCGCTGCGCATGCTGATGAACAACCTCGACCCGGAAGTCGCCGAGAACCCGAAAGAACTGGTGGTTTACGGTGGTATCGGTCGCGCCGCGCGTAACTGGGAGTGCTACGACAAGATCGTCGAAAGCCTGACCAACCTGAATGACGACGAGACCCTGCTGGTGCAATCCGGCAAGCCGGTCGGCGTGTTCAAGACGCACAGCAATGCCCCGCGTGTACTGATCGCCAACTCCAACCTCGTACCGCACTGGGCGAGCTGGGAGCACTTCAACGAACTCGACGCCAAAGGCCTGGCCATGTACGGCCAGATGACCGCCGGCAGCTGGATCTACATCGGCAGCCAGGGCATCGTCCAAGGTACTTACGAAACCTTCGTCGAAGCCGGTCGCCAGCACTACAACGACAACCTCACCGGCAAGTGGGTGTTGACCGCTGGCCTCGGTGGCATGGGCGGCGCACAACCTCTGGCGGCAACCCTGGCCGGCGCTTGCTCGCTGAACATCGAATGCCAACAAGTGAGCATCGATTTCCGTCTGAAAAGCCGTTACGTCGACGAGCAAGCCAAAGACCTCGACGACGCACTGGCGCGCATCGACAAATACACCAAAGAAGGCAAAGCGATCTCTATCGCCCTGCTGGGTAACGCCGCAGAAATCCTCCCGGAACTGGTCAAGCGTGGCGTACGCCCGGACATGGTCACCGACCAGACCAGCGCCCACGACCCGCTCAACGGTTACCTGCCGGCCGGCTGGACCTGGGACGAATACCGCGCTCGCGCCAAGACCGAACCGGCCGCTGTGATCAAAGCCGCCAAGCAGTCGATGGCCGTGCACGTCAAAGCCATGCTGGAATTCCAGAAGCAAGGCATTCCGACCTTCGACTACGGCAACAACATCCGTCAGATGGCCCAGGAAGAAGGCGTCGAAAACGCCTTCGACTTCCCGGGTTTCGTACCGGCTTACATCCGTCCGCTGTTCTGCCGTGGCATCGGCCCGTTCCGTTGGGCGGCACTGTCGGGCGATCCGCAAGACATCTACAAAACCGACGCCAAGGTCAAAGAGCTGATCCCGGACGACGCGCACCTGCACAACTGGCTGGACATGGCCCGCGAGCGCATCAGCTTCCAGGGCCTGCCGGCACGTATCTGCTGGGTCGGCCTGGGCCTGCGCGCCAAGCTCGGTCTGGCCTTCAACGAAATGGTCCGCAGCGGCGAGCTGTCGGCGCCAATCGTGATCGGTCGCGACCACCTCGACTCCGGCTCGGTCGCCAGCCCGAACCGTGAAACCGAATCGATGCAGGACGGTTCCGACGCCGTGTCCGACTGGCCACTGCTCAACGCACTGCTCAACACCGCGAGCGGCGCGACCTGGGTTTCCCTGCACCACGGCGGCGGCGTCGGCATGGGCTTCTCGCAGCACTCGGGCATGGTGATTGTCTGCGACGGTACTGACGACGCGGCCGAGCGCATTGCGCGCGTGCTGCACAACGACCCGGCTACCGGAGTCATGCGTCACGCCGATGCCGGTTACCAGATCGCCATCGACTGCGCCAGGGAACAGGGCCTGAACCTGCCGATGATTACCGGAAAGTAA